The DNA sequence GCAAGGCCCCGGCGGCTCAGTGGTTCGCGGCGGTCCCCTTCGGCCTCAACTGCCTGGGCATGTCCGCCTGGTTCTACTCGGGCGGCGGCCTCAAGCTGTGGGAAGAGACCTACGCCCCCTTCGGCGTGCTGCCCCGGCCCGGCGGCAGCACCGGCGTGCAGATGGGCGGCTGGTTCAACAAGAAGATCAACACCATCGAGGACTTCAAGGGCCTGAAGATGCGCATGCCCGGCCTGGGCGGCAAGGTGCTGGCCAAGGCCGGCGCCACCATCACCCTGGTGCCCGGCGGCGAGATCTTCACCAACATGGAGCGCGGGGTCATCGACGCCACCGAGTGGGTGGGCCCCCTGCACGACAAGATCATGGGCTTCTACAAAGTGGCCAAGTACTACTACTACCCCGGCTGGCATGAGCCGGGAGCATTCGTGGAGTACATCTTCAACCAGAAGGCCGTGGACAAGCTCTCCTCCGAGCACAAGGCCATCCTGGACGCGGCCTGCGCCCAGGCCGGCGCCTGGACCACCCAGGGCTTCAACGCGGCCAACGGCCAGGCCCTGCGCGACCTGATCTTCAAGCACAAGGTCAACCTGGTGCGCTTCCCGGACCCGGTGCTGGCCCAGCTCAAGGTCTACTCCAAGGAGGCCCTGGCCGAAATCGCGGCCAAGGACCCCCAGGCCAAGAAGGTCAACGACAGCTACCAGAAGTTCTCGGCCATCGTGGGCACCTGGGGCGAGATCTCCGAAAAGCCCTATTACAACGCGATCGCCGACAAGTACCCCCTGGTCGGCTGATGCCGCGCCACGGAGGGTTTAGGCCATAAGCAAGGGACGGGACGCCGCCGAAAACATGGGCGGCTCCCGTCCCTCCCCGGACCAGATGTAACGGCCCCCAAACATATTGCACTAATGATATTTTAAGATGAAATGCGATGACCGCCGGGGGCTGTGGGGGCTCCGTGTGTTGGCACCGATTCTTTAAGGGCGGGGTGTTGTTTTGCTGGAAAAAACCATAGCCAAAAATATTCGCGCGCTGCGCAAGGCCCGCAAGATGACCCTCCAGGACGTGGAGGACCGCACCGGTTTGTCCAAGGGCTACTTGTCCAAGGTGGAGCGGGGGCTCAAGTTCCCGCCCTTTTCCACCATGGGCCAGATCGCGGGCGCCCTGGGGGTGGAAGTCAACTTCCTGCTAAAGGACAACCTGCCCGGCACCCCGGACATCCGCATCGCGCTGACCCCGGCGGGCCAGGGCAGCAAGGGCCAGACCCTGGCCGAGGAGCGCGGCTACAGCTACGAGACCCTGGCCGCGGGCAAGCCGGGCAAGAACATGGTCCCTTACATCATCGAGGTGGCCGCCCAGGAGGAGCAGATTTTCACCCACGAGGGCGAGGAGTTCCTCTACGTGCTCGAGGGCGAGATGGAGTTCTCCTACGACGGCAAGACCTACATCATGAAGCAGGGGGACAGCGTGTATTTTGAATCGGCCGTACCGCACAGCGGGCGCAGCATCGCCAAAGGCAAGACCCGCCTCTTGGCGGTGATGTACAACTACAAGCGTCTGTGAGCCCCGGCGCGGCCTCTTTCCGACCATACGACCTTAAACCGTCTCCGCGGTGTTTAATCGGGAGTTCAACATGGCAACTGAAAGCGTAAAAGACGGCGACATACTCTGGAGTCCTTCGGAGGCGGCGAAACAACGCGCCAACCTGACCAGCTTCATGGAGTGGCTCAAGCGGGAGAAGGGCCTGTCCTTCGAGGGCTACCCCGACCTGTGGGAGTGGTCCACCACCGAGGTGGAGGCCTTCTGGGAGTCGATTTGGCAGTACTTCGACGTGCAAAGCTCCCAGCCCTATGGCGAGGTGCTCAGCCAGCGCGAGATGCCCGGGGCCCGCTGGTTCCAGGGCAGCCGCCTCAACTACACCCAGCAGGTGTTCACGGACATGGAGCCGGACAAGACCGCCTTCATGTTCAAGTGCGAGGACGGCCCCTTGCAGCCGGTGACCTGGCAGGAACTATACGACCAGGTGGCCTCGGTGGCTGCTTCGTTGCGTGAGATGGGCGTGGAAAGCGGCGACCGGGTGGTGGCCTTCATGCCCAACATCCCGCACACCCTCATCGGCTTCTTGGCCTGCGCCAGCATCGGCGCGGTGTGGTCCAGCTGCTCGCCGGACTTCGCCAGCCGCAGCGTGGTGGACCGCTTCAGCCAGATCGAGCCCAAGGTGCTCTTCGCGGTGGACGCCTACATCTACGGCGGCAAGATCTTCGACACCACCGCCGCGGTGGCCGAGATGGCCGCGGCCATGCCCACCCTCAAGCAGGTGGTGATGGTCTCCTACCTGGAGGGCGAGCGCCAGGGCGCGGTGGCCGGGGCCATGCCCTGGGACGACCTGCTGGGGCGCGGCGAACCGCTAGTCTACGAGCAGGTGCCTTTCAACCACCCCATCTGGGTGGTCTACTCCTCGGGCACCACCGGCAAGCCCAAGGGCCTGGTGCACAGCCAGGGCG is a window from the Desulfarculaceae bacterium genome containing:
- a CDS encoding TRAP transporter substrate-binding protein, whose translation is MKRRDFLKKAGAGAAVAAAATTVNAPFVQARPKVRWKMVTTWPPNLPYLQDAAEYMAKLVEQMSGGEFKIKVYAAGELVPALQTFEAVRQGSTVQAGSSVAYYQAGKAPAAQWFAAVPFGLNCLGMSAWFYSGGGLKLWEETYAPFGVLPRPGGSTGVQMGGWFNKKINTIEDFKGLKMRMPGLGGKVLAKAGATITLVPGGEIFTNMERGVIDATEWVGPLHDKIMGFYKVAKYYYYPGWHEPGAFVEYIFNQKAVDKLSSEHKAILDAACAQAGAWTTQGFNAANGQALRDLIFKHKVNLVRFPDPVLAQLKVYSKEALAEIAAKDPQAKKVNDSYQKFSAIVGTWGEISEKPYYNAIADKYPLVG
- a CDS encoding XRE family transcriptional regulator, with amino-acid sequence MLEKTIAKNIRALRKARKMTLQDVEDRTGLSKGYLSKVERGLKFPPFSTMGQIAGALGVEVNFLLKDNLPGTPDIRIALTPAGQGSKGQTLAEERGYSYETLAAGKPGKNMVPYIIEVAAQEEQIFTHEGEEFLYVLEGEMEFSYDGKTYIMKQGDSVYFESAVPHSGRSIAKGKTRLLAVMYNYKRL